A genome region from Oenanthe melanoleuca isolate GR-GAL-2019-014 chromosome 2, OMel1.0, whole genome shotgun sequence includes the following:
- the IRX1 gene encoding iroquois-class homeodomain protein IRX-1, with product MSFPQLGYPQYLSASQAVYGSDRPGVLAAAAAAAAAAAAASGRPAGAELGSGSAAVTSVLGMYASPYSAPNYSAFLPYTADLGLFSQMGSQYELKDNPGVHPATFAAHTAPGYYPYGQFQYGDPGRPKNATRESTSTLKAWLNEHRKNPYPTKGEKIMLAIITKMTLTQVSTWFANARRRLKKENKVTWGSRSKDQEDANLFGSDNEGDPEKNEDDEEIDLESIDIDKIDENDGEQSNEEEEEKPELLRQSSEEEHLEKEKDLALSGSEGLKPKDALAMVKEASDNSTRIISPGGPNNLQMPSHSKPKIWSLAETATSPDGALKSSPPPPPPPQVNHTSPQIQHPAFLPSHGLYTCQIGKFHNWTNGAFLTQSSLLNVRSFLGVNHHHAAHHNHHLQAQQQSSVLTATLGALSSEKPSERTSPKHIERENVPRTDSPPQPLKSPFQPVRDNSLAQQEGTPRILTALPSA from the exons ATGTCCTTCCCCCAGCTGGGCTACCCGCAGTATCTCAGCGCCAGCCAGGCGGTGTACGGGAGCGACCGGCCCGGGGTGctggccgccgccgccgccgccgccgccgccgccgctgccgcctcGGGCCGGCCCGCGGGCGCCGAGCTGGGCAGCGGCTCGGCCGCTGTCACCTCCGTGCTGGGCATGTACGCCAGCCCCTACAGCGCCCCCAACTACAGCGCCTTCCTGCCCTACACCGCCGACCTCGGCCTCTTCTCCCAAATG GGCTCCCAGTACGAGCTGAAAGATAATCCGGGCGTCCACCCTGCTACCTTTGCTGCTCACACTGCTCCCGGCTATTATCCCTACGGACAGTTCCAATACGGGGACCCGGGGCGGCCCAAAAATGCCACTCGGGAGAGCACCAGCACCCTCAAGGCCTGGCTCAACGAGCACCGCAAGAACCCCTACCCCACCAAGGGCGAGAAGATCATGCTGGCCATCATCACCAAGATGACCCTCACCCAGGTCTCCACCTGGTTCGCCAACGCCCGCCGGCGGCTCAAGAAGGAGAACAAGGTGACCTGGGGCTCCAGGAGTAAGGACCAAGAAGATGCAAACCTCTTCGGGAGTGACAATGAGGGGGACCCCGAGAAGAATGAAGACGATGAGGAAATTGACCTGGAGAGCATAGATATAGATAAAATTGATGAGAATGATGGGGAGCAGAGCAacgaggaagaggaggagaagccCGAGCTCCTGAGACAAAGCAGTGAGGAGGAGCActtggaaaaggagaaggatttGGCACTGTCGGGGTCTGAAGGGCTGAAACCCAAAGACGCGCTGGCCATGGTGAAGGAGGCCTCCGACAATAGCACGAGAATCATCAGTCCTGGGGGACCGAACAATTTACAGATGCCGTCTCACAGCAAACCCAAGATTTGGTCATTGGCAGAGACGGCAACCAGTCCTGATGGTGCCCTGAAGTCTTCTCCTCCTccgccccctcccccccagGTTAACCACACTTCTCCTCAGATCCAGCACCCTGCTTTTCTCCCTAGCCATGGACTCTACACATGCCAGATTGGCAAATTTCACAACTGGACAAATGGGGCTTTCCTCACTCAGAGTTCCCTTCTAAATGTGAGGTCCTTTTTGGGAGTAAATCACCACCATGCTGCTCATCACAACCACCACCTCCAGGCCCAGCAACAATCTTCTGTTTTAACAGCAACCCTGGGAGCTCTAAGCAGCGAAAAACCTTCAGAGAGGACCAGTCCCAAACACATAG aaagagaaaatgtacCAAGAACTGACTCCCCGCCCCAGCCGCTAAAATCGCCCTTCCAGCCTGTCCGTGACAA ctcttTGGCTCAGCAAGAGGGAACACCGAGAATTTTAACAGCTCTCCCTTCTGCTTGA